The following coding sequences lie in one Allorhizobium pseudoryzae genomic window:
- the repC gene encoding plasmid replication protein RepC, protein MTFQTTVSSFRRITPAIVASARLALSDDLPDTTKGEVALLLKKAAPSLGIHGTAYHVMDILLGLSRVEDWAGDSRPVVAISNAKLAEYTQRSERTVMRCIRKLVEVGIAAYRDSASGRRFVQRDREGMITVGYGIDFTPARARLAELKARVQQYQERLAAELAARREISRLSRALTDLCLAFPAHAKEWQEKLQDSQETRDVVEKAEDLRALYGAAIETVQPTLYGSMTGEGDIAVTPYTDTNHKIILESSDYLDPASADVARADEGARDLPQGERRAFDQAIAPVKTSLATGHGDPVHIDVLSPVSIDLVHRACREVQSLIGTPLSSWSELRRQETLLCRMVAISDRSLERGRQKVGPHAAAAILATVVEKAARDPDDILKPEAYFLAMLDRAVEGRLHLDRSLHGLASASGRQPARALQL, encoded by the coding sequence ATGACCTTTCAAACCACGGTGTCGTCGTTTCGACGGATCACACCGGCTATTGTTGCGAGCGCCAGATTGGCCCTCTCCGACGACCTGCCCGACACGACCAAGGGCGAAGTGGCGCTTCTCCTGAAGAAGGCCGCACCGTCGCTTGGTATTCATGGCACGGCCTATCATGTGATGGATATCCTGCTGGGTCTCTCCCGCGTCGAGGACTGGGCCGGTGACAGCCGTCCGGTGGTCGCCATTTCCAATGCGAAGCTTGCTGAATATACGCAGCGTTCCGAGCGGACCGTCATGCGTTGCATCCGCAAGCTCGTCGAAGTGGGGATCGCCGCCTACAGGGACAGCGCATCAGGCCGCCGCTTCGTTCAGCGGGATCGCGAAGGCATGATCACTGTCGGTTACGGTATCGATTTCACGCCCGCCCGTGCCCGCCTCGCGGAGCTCAAGGCCCGTGTGCAGCAGTATCAGGAGCGTCTCGCCGCCGAGCTTGCAGCGCGCCGCGAAATTTCCCGTTTGTCGCGGGCGCTTACCGACCTCTGCCTTGCTTTTCCGGCTCACGCTAAGGAATGGCAGGAAAAGCTCCAGGACAGCCAGGAAACGCGTGATGTTGTGGAAAAGGCGGAAGACCTCCGCGCGCTTTATGGCGCTGCGATCGAAACCGTTCAGCCGACTTTATATGGCTCAATGACGGGCGAGGGTGACATTGCTGTCACGCCATATACTGATACAAATCATAAAATCATTTTAGAGAGTAGCGATTACCTCGATCCGGCGTCGGCGGATGTTGCACGGGCTGATGAAGGGGCAAGAGACCTGCCGCAAGGCGAGCGACGCGCGTTTGATCAAGCCATAGCGCCCGTCAAGACATCGTTGGCGACGGGGCATGGCGATCCGGTCCACATCGATGTGCTCTCGCCAGTATCCATCGATCTGGTCCACCGGGCATGCCGGGAGGTGCAGTCCCTCATCGGCACGCCCCTGTCATCCTGGTCGGAACTGCGACGGCAGGAGACACTGCTGTGCCGGATGGTGGCAATTTCCGACAGATCACTGGAACGTGGACGACAAAAGGTCGGACCGCACGCCGCTGCCGCGATCCTGGCGACCGTCGTTGAGAAAGCAGCGCGCGATCCCGATGATATTCTGAAACCCGAGGCGTATTTCCTGGCGATGCTGGACCGTGCTGTCGAAGGCCGACTGCATCTCGATCGTAGTCTTCATGGTCTGGCGTCTGCCTCGGGCCGTCAGCCGGCGAGGGCGTTACAACTGTAA